The following proteins come from a genomic window of Gossypium raimondii isolate GPD5lz chromosome 5, ASM2569854v1, whole genome shotgun sequence:
- the LOC105769122 gene encoding probable protein ABIL5, which translates to MHITEMFSSPKKEDDDSGQGFRFDKSLQELRDLRSQLHYAADYCETTFLNSEEKKTVVENTKEYLCKAVVTFVDHLGNVSANLNHSISQTNSFSEAELRINCLHQRLLSCQQFAHNLALTRVKWNPILSRHNRRYLSAPTLAAVEKSNENSRATISAIPGKLVNKHELDTEGVPLFFFTCTDKPSLSKSPSLKSNCDESNSDSTLVPVRDGFSMLSKGSNPTFHFQQGNKKHGRKSLYRKSLPSADILSFIRRARRSAA; encoded by the exons ATGCATATTACTGAAATGTTTTCTTCTCCgaagaaagaagatgatgattcaGGCCAAGGCTTTCGTTTTGACAAGTCTCTCCag GAACTGAGAGATTTGCGGTCTCAGCTTCATTACGCTGCGGATTACTGTGAAACAACATTTTTAAACTCTGAAGAGAAGAAAAC TGTGGTGGAAAACACAAAAGAATACCTATGCAAGGCAGTTGTCACTTTCGTTGATCATCTGGGAAACGTCTCTGCTAATCTAAATCACTCCATTTCCCAGACTAATTCATTTTCCGAGGCTGAGCTCCGCATCAATTGCCTCCATCAA AGACTTCTCTCATGCCAACAATTTGCTCACAATCTTGCTCTAACCAGAGTCAAATGGAACCCCATTTTGTCAAGACATAACCGGCGTTATTTATCTGCAC CAACATTAGCAGCTGTAGAGAAATCAAATGAAAACTCAAG GGCTACCATTTCTGCAATTCCTGGAAAGCTCGTAAACAAGCATGAACTTGACACGGAAGGAGTCCCACTTTTTTTCTTCACTTGTACCGACAAGCCTTCACTATCTAAGAGTCCATCTCTCAAATCAAATTGTGACGAAAGTAACTCTGATTCAACattgg TGCCTGTCCGTGATGGGTTCTCGATGCTATCAAAGGGTTCAAATCCTACATTCCATTTCCAG CaaggaaataaaaaacatgGACGCAAAAGCTTGTATAGAAAATCATTGCCGAGTGCTGATATCTTATCTTTCATTCGACGGGCAAGAAGATCAGCTGCTTGA